In Rosa rugosa chromosome 4, drRosRugo1.1, whole genome shotgun sequence, the genomic stretch atataccctcattgtgggatgaatagaattatcgaattaaccctgaattgaagtattcttttctacttcaAGAAGGTTGTTTTGCTACCCCAAAATGTTTTGAACATTTAATTTAATGATTTGATTTGGTTTATGGCTTATGTTTAATACAATTTGTTTAAGCTTTCATTCAATAGTCCTATCTATGTACTAATGTTGGCCTTGCTAAGAGCTTGAATTTTGTGAACAGTGCTTGCTTACACTATGGAAGTGAACGAGAAATGCGATGTTTATAGCTTTGGAGTGGTGACACTGGAAATAGTCATGGGAAGGCATCCAGGAGATTTTTTTCTCATCTTTATCATCGTCACCGGCATCATCATCAGCTGCATTACCAGCCCATCAAGTCCCGGTTGTGACCAACACATTTACCCTCCTACACATGAAGTTGCAGGGGAAGTGCTCTCTATTGTGAAGACAGCATTTGCATCCTTAAATTCTAGTACACAATCCCGTCCAGAAGCAAGTTTCTCAACACCTCTCAACTCGAAGATTGCGTTTGTCAAATCCAATAACTGTGATAACATGTGGGCAATTGCTTGCTCTTAATGGTTTGACTACCTGATGAATTTTGAATCAAGAATGTGCTTCTGTCTTGTACTTATTTCCCTCTGTGCATGTGAACCTCTTCTACTTAGAGCAATATCAAATATTGTTTCCTTATTGTAATAAAACATGCAGGGATATACCTTGTATAATTAATTGTATGGTCTGGGATTTGATATTTACAATTTATGTGTTCTATATTAGGCCCATCTCACCTCTATGATGGTTTAATTTGATTATATCTGGAAATTGGAaacactatgtcaaaaaggccttcagacgacagaactgttctgtcgtctgaacgaacaaaaatgtgtcgtctagtacgatgtcgtgtcttgggcgtatcgaacgacagaagagttctgtcgtctgaaaattcagacgacataaaaaatgtgtcgtctgatgagttttgcattttgggaacattgtgatctgtttctttaaaagcattcaaacaacggttttgtattgtctgataaacaaaacaatgacatattttttgaaatactattctgtgaagcatattgcaagacttatttgtgtggtctgaatgcccttaaataagaaatatgaagactcatatgtagtgtcttctctcatacaacaacatttaaaggttgtgctaatttactttacacgacaattatatgtggtcgtaaagtgtatcagaggacaattaaaTGTCGTTCTATAGTtgatttgtatgacatttaagtgttgtgtgaaagatttttcaattatacatatgtgatgttgggaaatggtttagacaatagatttctgttatgtcaatctcattacgacgacaatttactgtcgtttgagattatttagacgacaaatttttgtagtctgaatataacaaggaccactaatagtacgtgttttatattgtctgtaatcatgtccaatcacacttatttgttgttgttatacactgtgcagctgcaaccacacattttggtgtgcttttgttgtagcttgcagtttgtgatgacacattttagtagtcccctgtacaattggtatgcatgcattctggaaattaaaattgcccattaatgaaagtatgaaaccataaaatccacattcaaaatcattcattgcaatttccattaatccactAGTATCTCATGTACACAAACTTAATCATGAACTTCAGTTCAAAATAACTCATATATACTAATCTGGATCTGAAGACAAGTCTAAATgcttaatgaatgaaaaattTCTACTAGACACAAGTTAATAAAGGAACTAGCTAGCTATACTGCTGTACTGCTGTACTAGTTTCACAATCTGATCATGAACGGAATCACCCAAATCATAGAAGTGGTCATAGAAAACGGAATGGCCAGTGAGCTTGCAGAGACACAAACCTGCTGACCCATTGCAGAGACACAAATCTTTCTTGACCCCCATATAGACTTATGCTGCATATTACAAGAGCAACTAGTCTTCATTCTCAATGAGGAACAAGATAttgcagaaaaaagaacaaaaaccttTGCTGCAAATCTGGTAGGTGGTCTACTCGTCTGCATTTAACTCATGTGCAGCTTAGTGAGGCATTTAACTCATCTGCAGAAAAGATACAAGCTACGtaaatataattaaatataataATACCATGACCATTATCAAAATTCAGGCATTGGTCAAACCTATCAATACTCTGATATATGATTTTGCATCATATTAATTTGAAGCTGATATTGTACAGTTCAGATAAAGCCGAAGTAAGTACATTATATTTATCAACAAAGAGATGACTCAGATGAGTTCATCAAATACAGAACATActtatcagaaaaatcagaaaactccaaGTGTAATGAATTATGatgatgtttaaggaaaacatgCTGAAGTACTTACACATTGAGAAGAGATGAGCTTTTCGATTAAGAAAGAGCGCCATTCAACTTATTGTTTCCAAGAAACCTAATCATGAAGACAGAAATAAATGCCTTAATTAGTACTTGAAAGAGTACATTAATTTAGGAGGAAAATAAAACAAGTAAGAGCTGAACAGAGTGGAATTTTACTGAGTtgcaagaagagaagaagaccatcactttctttgatagattcCTCGTCAGGAAAGAATATAGGAGAATAAAATCTCTTGGCACTTGGCACAAGACAATAGTCCTGTTGCAGTCCTATATTCGTGGCCTGTAGTGCACACAATCTTGGCAGGTTATAAAGATTACGGCTAAAATACAAGAATAaataggtctatatgagtatgAAGTGGACTTAATATTTAGTGTGGAATCCAAAAGACCAGTTGGATTCCTACCTTAGTTCTCCCATCATCCACATCTATATACATAGGCATTGTCTGGAAGGAAAAGTCAGCAAGATCTTCAACCTACAGGTTTAATGGGAAAAGTATTAATATATATAAGAAGTAACTCGTGTAACATATGGGCAATCCAGTCATGTAAAGAAGAGACAAAAACAGTTTAGAAACTACTGAACTATGGCTTCCTCGATGACAAGTCATGTTCATCAAGGGTTAATGAACTGATCAAAGAACTGTTGAGATGATCGTAACCAGATATTTCCTCTCTGATCTTCTCAATTTGTGTCCTTATATCTGAAAATTGCTTCATTCGTGcctctttcttcatttttagATTGTCTAGCAGTGGTGCAACAGATGCGAGTTTCTCTTTTAAAGAACTTGATCTCTTTTCTCTCCGTATCTGTAAAATTATGTTGTGAATTAGTAAACATATGCAACTGAAACAGCAGCTGGTAGCCACAATCAGTACACAAGGTTCATATAAGGATTACCAAGCAGAACAGTATTACCAACATTTAATAACAGGGAAAGACACTTATTAAACAAAATTCTTCTACAGGCTAGAATCTTCAGAACTATAAAAAGCCAAAGGGCATTCTTCCCTACATCTGATAATCGTGGTAAGAAATTCTAGTTGAGAAGTATTATAATCCAAATGTACCCATATAGATCTGAATGATAAACAATAACAAACCTAGCCATTCAATCACAGTATATTAATCACAAATATGACAAATAAATGACCCAAATTGGAAAATAGGAGAGCAAAACTGCTAGTACGAGAACAAAAAATGGTcaataaatgatcatttccacAACAGTCTGAGTTTTGATTCTTTACCGGTGAATCAATATTGAGTTCCCCCAGAGTAGCCATGAGAGTGGCGAGCTCAGCTTCTTTTGCTGCAACGGACTGATGAAGGCGTGCCTTGGTATTGGCAGCTTCATCAACCTTCCTCCTGTAAACTTCTAAGCATTCCCTTTCCAACTCCAACAACATGCGGTCTTGGTCTGCCGCGCTCTCACCAATGTCATTCCATatttgctgcaaagcagaagcACAAAAACGGTTATTGCTGTATCACCATTCACAAAAACGGTTATTTCCGTTCACATTTTCTTTACTTCACGGGAGAGTGTGAAAATTTTGCCAGAAGTACATGGGGTAACAAACATTTTATTAACGAAAACTCGAAAAGTAACCAAAGGAAACACACAAGCACCGTTCTCGTGATCTATGACACATCAAAACTTGCATAGCAGAAAAATAACAGAGAAAATCTTCAAAATTAAGATAAATGAAGTAGTAATGCTGAATTATGGAAATTGGGAAACAAAAGTCAAGAACCCAAAGTTTTAGCAACTTCATTCCGGCCAAGTAGCATCCCTGGTTTATTACCACAGATGAATGAGCATTTTGGAAGAACCAACAGAAAGTCAAATCCCATAAGAAAAACAAGTGAACAGAACCCTAGTCTCAAAAAATCCATTGAAATAGAAAAGTAAAATTGAGGAACTTCAAAATTCAGGAAGACACTTACACAAAAAGCCAGGAAATGAATACAACATAGATAATTAACCGGTCAATTTTACCATGATTACAAGGAAAATAGTGGGAAATTCCAGAGATTGGCGAAACCcattagaagaaaagaaaaatagaaataaaacaggaaaaaaaaatccctaataTATACAAACACATATTTTTCATAAAAACCATGATCGAGTATACACAATGATAcaaagaaactgaatttgaaaaCTATGGTGAACAGATCACATTCCACGGAGCCTATTAACTTAAAAAGGTGGAAAGACACATCTACTTTCTCTAATAattcaaagaaaacataaaagaCCCCTAATTTAAAGCTCCATTATGACACATTTTAGCGAAATAATCAATGCTCTCCTTTTGACAGAGCAAAAAAACTTAAAAGTAGGCTGAAAACGCATAATGAAAAAGCAAGcttccaagaagaagaagaagaagacccaaTTAGAAAAAGTCACAAATTTTACTGTTTAGAAACAACAAGAAACACAgaaagtgaagaagagagaaagaccTGAAGCTCTTTGAGCAAATGATTGCAGCCACTGCTTGCTCTGAAGCTGATAGTGGAACTCCCAAGAGCTAGCATTTTGCTCAGATCTCTGTGACTTACTCAAATTGAAGTTAAAGCAAGTTTCTTGTGAGAATAGATATTGTTCAATGTTCATCAAAATTTAGGTACTAGTTTAGTAATAATCATTCAACTTTAGCAGAAGTATGaagttaaattaaaaaaattcacAATGCACACAATTCTAGATTAGGTGATTGCTTACCTTCAAGACCCAACTCAATCAATTTGAGATATCCCCCAGGCTGCAATAGCTCCCCAACAATTCTGTCTGGCTCACTCAAGACTTTTGCACTCCCAAAATCACAAAGTTTCAGCTGATGTGTGTGTGGATTTACCTGAATATGCACAGGTAGGATTTGAGCATAaccaataaatttaatacaaaaaatattacatgtagttgattaatttttgtaaaaccaGTAGAAGTCTTATATAGGTCATGTGTCCAATGGCTCTGCTAAGGAACCCAGTGAATCGGTATCAGACAAGATATCTAGAGTCATACAAAAGCAACCATCCGTATGGAAAAATAATCTTACAAGTAAATTTTGAGGCTTGATGTCACGGTGACAGATGCCAATGCCATTCTGTATATAAGCAAGTGCCCGACAGATCTGTACCAAAAAGAAGTTGGGCTATAAACAAGTATAAATAATGAAAGCAAAGAAACATTATAAATTATGAACATAGAACCAAATATACTTGGTGGCCGTAGGTAATATGCTCATCTATGAAGCCACACTTTTATAGACTTATTTTAAAAAGAAGACACTAATCAGAATGCACTAATcagaatacacagaaaacagagCTTTGTAGTTACTTTTGAACATGGATGAAACCTTTCGAACTGAAATTTAAGACTCAAGGAATGCTTTGCATGTTTAGTCCAATGTACTAAAGATTGAGGACTGACAAGAGAGTAAAAGTTTCTCAAATCATTAATCTTGTACCAAAAGCTGCAAGTTGAAAAGTTCTCAGAAAACTggtaacaagaaagaaaaattcaccaacaatcATCCTTTCAATGATTTTAATCACAACTCTCCAGATTTAAAGTAGACATGCAAAGCTactatttttcaaaatttcatgtTATTCGAAGTTCAAATGAATGGTCAAACAAGAATTTGAAATGACAGGAACGCTGAATTCTGCAGAATTCCTGAAACAGTGCAGTAACTTCAAAATAGCATAAGTATCTCATTTTCACTCTGTTTTTCATGAAACCAGGttcaaaatgatcattgaagagtctATTTTAAGCTATCAAAGACTGAGAGTGAAACAAGGAGTATAGGTTTTTCGAAAATCATGGAATAGCCCACTGGTTCAGCTTGGGTGTTGTCTTTGAGGCATAACTTCAAACACATGGTGTGTAGTAATTGAACTTGACCCTTTCCAGTCCTAATCATCCTAATGGAGTCACCATAGCCAGATAATAATCAAAAGTGCATTCCACAACAACCTTGAATAGATTCAAGAACAGAGATTTAACAGAAAGTAGGTGTTCTTACCAAAAGAAAGTTTCTGATACTGAAGAACTCGATTAAACAAGACCCATAAATTGATTGGGGAAAAAGACTCCCCAGAAATTTAGACAAACAAGCCTTCTGTTTTTCTGCACTACACTACGAGCAGTGAGCCTTGCCAGAAAATCCTTTTGTAGCACCAAGTTTCCCTAACAAGACcaacaaaacagaagaaacgtgttacaaaattgaagaactatacccaaactcaaaaccccaaaacacaaatcagctttaattgaaagaagaaagagttctTGTTTGACAACATGGAAGAACCCAGTTGAAAAAAccccaaaacacaaatcatttgcagaaaaaaaaaaccctaaaatcaatcGAAGATTGAACCCCGTCGAAATCCTAAACTACAAAatgattgaaaccctaaattgcttACCAATATCCGATTTGAAAACAGCTCTTGCTGGAGAGCTCCATTAATACGAACATGAAAGATGAAGTAgagactaagaagaagaaggagagactatgaagaagaatagagagagtgaaaatcgagatctgagagagcacaatgagaaggagagaggctggTGTTTGAGTTTTCTAGTTTCGCGAGTTCTAGGTCGAGTTGAGAGAGttgagtgagaaggagagagcgCGCGGGGTGATGTTTGAGTAGTGTTTAGTCATGGTCGAACTGAGTGAGAAGGGATATATGTCAAAATGACAaatagcacaagtcaaaataatttaggaaattttaaaacaacccccacatttagacaacatttaaatgttgtctgaatgtcacaacattttcCAGTTAACTAGGGCgtggctatttgagagggaaaaaacTCAATCAACTTTTagatatccctccaaatttgagataggaaatcaccaccttctacaactacacaaatgtgttatcTGAATTCTTgccatttatccaaatttgagataggaaatcaccaccttctacaactacacaaatgtgttgtctgaatgctcaccatttttccaaattaaaccagtatggttttagtatatattcagacaacagaaaaaaaaattatgtcgtctgaaaaactcagacgacataaaacaaaacttatgtcgtctgatgcgtgtcgtctgaaggcctttttggcatagtgaaaaGTAGGTTTTTTATGGTTTTATTCCTCACTCTCATGTCTAAAGACATATTTTTAACACCGATCTTACGAAAAAATATTACTAATTAAATCACGCTTATGAGCTTTTTCTGAGCAGAGTCGGCTTTGATGAAATAATAGTACTAAAATAGTAAAATCAAAGAACAATCTCGCCATATACATCAAGATAAAGACCATATATGCATGCCAAACTAGCTACTATGCAGTATGCACGAACAAAATAAGGATAAAAAGGCCAAAACAGGACTAAAATGAATGAATAGCCAAATATGATATCAACAGCCAAAGGAGAATGAGATGAAGATCATGTCTATAAAGTAAAAACCAAGTCACTGATCTACATACCTCGGCCAGACACATTATTCCTTCTAAATTCACACGcatagttttgatttttttttttttaatttcatcaaccGCTCCCATCTACTGCATCTTTATGTCGAGGATGAACTGATAAGCATGTCGATCAAGACCAGCAATTGCATGCTCACAGTGCCATCAGATTCTAGGTCAccaggatttgaaagaaagctTTTCAAAAAGAGGATAATGTTTCATAAGTCTAATTTAACCAAAAATTATTCCACTGAAAAGTTTTATTAAAATAGGGATTTCCTAGTACGAGGTGAGGGGAGGCCTCCGGGAAATTCGGAGCGACCTCGTTTAGGTGTAACCAAAGGGTTTCGTGTGCTGGCGGCGGCGATGGAGAGGCTCGACGTTGTGCAGTTCTTACGCGGGCGTCGATGATTGATCCAGGTACGTCGGAGAGGCTTCAATCGCTGCGGCAAAAGGCGGTGGTGGTTGAGGGTGTTCGGGCTTCGCCGGTAATTGGATTCGACAGCTGCTGCACTGGTTTGATCTTTTCTGTTGGCGGCGACTGAAGGCTTGTTGTCGGCGGCTGTTCCAGGTCGTGGTCCAGACTTTGATGATCTAGTCCGTCTTTGGCAATGATCTAGGCTTGGGGGCGGTGGCTTGTGTGGTGTTGCTCCAGGTCGTGGTCCAGACTTGACCATGGCAATGGTGGAGGTCCATGGCCGGCCGCCGGACTGGTGAATGGGCAAGCCCATTCTCTTATTCCCTTTCTTTGATTGGATCAGGCCTATTGTGGGCTTTTTGGAGGGAGTGGTAGCAATTCAATTTTCTTGCTTTGAAAAATTGAGCTTGGCTCGGCTGACATCCTGTACTGCTCTTGATTATTGCTGTGTGTTGATTTGATGAGTGGCGATGTACACCATgaaggtcttaggcgtcaatgcTTGTCATGTCGGTTGCTTTGATTTAGGGTTGGATAGGTGTAGGGTTTTTTACTTTttgcattttcattttctagttTGGTTATTTTGCTTGTGGAATTTTCGAATTCCTCTAGCTTGACCGAGAGATGTCGTTATTTTAATGGAATTTAATTCAGttctccttaaaaaaaaaaaatagggatttCCCATTaagtctaattttttttatcaataagTGATTTTATTTccaaagtttaaaaaaaaaaattattttcacctctttttgtttatttttcatgACCTTTATGCCCTCCATCTCATTATCCATTGCTTCAAATAGAGACAGAGACAGGAAGAGAGAGCTCTACCCCTTTCTCTAAACCGATCGAAAAAGCTTCACCTTTGTTATAAAAGATGATGACAAATGCATATCAACACGTGGCTGGTGAGTCGATGTATCAGTAATGGAGAACTTAACTGAtccttaattacaaaaattatTGACtcactgtaaaaaaaaaaattgtatttccttaataaacacaaTACTGACTTAAAAAAATAATGTTGCTGGCCctcaataaaaaatttattgtattgcaaaaaaaaaaaaattattaaccaACAATAACAGTTttgttttaaggaaagagattTGGAGAATGATTGATGTATTCATTGGTAATAGGGacttctttatatagaggattacaatacagAATTTGAATCATACAAGAAAAACCTAATCGAACATTGATTATGTGGCGACCCGAGTGGGTATACCACAGCGCCGTAATATTAAACTAATAGGAGCTCGATACGTCATAGACGTACCGTAGACCTACCAACTTAATACTATAAGGCCTTTTGAAATACGAGTTTTTAGAAAATAggagacaaataaaacttttaaGAAAGAACTTTCGATCAACAACCCAATGTTCAAATTAACAAGTTTGGAAATACTTCAAAAATAAAGTGGGCAAGTGCACTGTGACGCCTTAGGGCTTACATCAGAACGGAAATTAAAGGGGTTCAACAGGTATAATAAAACAAAGGGTGAGGCGCGCTCCCAGGTAGGCGGACCTCACAGAGTTCAACTGAGCATTGAAACAAAAGCAAG encodes the following:
- the LOC133746301 gene encoding 65-kDa microtubule-associated protein 6-like, giving the protein MLALGSSTISFRASSGCNHLLKELQQIWNDIGESAADQDRMLLELERECLEVYRRKVDEAANTKARLHQSVAAKEAELATLMATLGELNIDSPIRREKRSSSLKEKLASVAPLLDNLKMKKEARMKQFSDIRTQIEKIREEISGYDHLNSSLISSLTLDEHDLSSRKP